A DNA window from Haliovirga abyssi contains the following coding sequences:
- a CDS encoding HPr family phosphocarrier protein, with amino-acid sequence MKKIEVKIRNKAGLHARPSALFVQTANEYLSDVMIKSGTEEVNGKSIMGLMLLAAEKGRKIEITADGEDEEKVLEALKKLVEEDKFGEE; translated from the coding sequence TTGAAAAAAATAGAAGTGAAAATAAGAAACAAAGCTGGATTACATGCAAGACCATCAGCTCTTTTTGTTCAAACTGCAAATGAGTATTTATCAGATGTAATGATAAAAAGTGGAACTGAAGAAGTAAATGGGAAAAGTATTATGGGGCTAATGCTTTTAGCAGCTGAAAAAGGAAGAAAAATAGAGATAACTGCAGATGGAGAAGATGAAGAAAAAGTTTTAGAAGCTTTAAAAAAATTAGTAGAAGAGGATAAATTTGGGGAAGAATAG
- the rpoN gene encoding RNA polymerase factor sigma-54, with product MKLLQTQKLEQKLMMTQDMRLSLEILQMSVLEIEELISNEEQENPLIEVENVEELDIDAENSDNEFEIEELYRDDDKYEEIKHSNERDKINIIEKTYSLEETVMDKYYSEIQSISNEEIKKNGYYILENLDDKGYYRSKINDEIDVIRKKIMHIDDFGIGAKNFEEFLIFQIENDFKFENSELLKEMIERNFQEIFRKKYKELKKIYNIEDLILEKIYKELEKYRPYPTFGLFWNNSNENIIIPEVVVEKENGVYEVYLKDKMFPDIKLNNEYYKELSKDKSAIQFLKEKAMKVRNLKRSIEQRNFTLYRVSKAIVDNQEIFFEKGMKYLKPMTLSEIGNELNLHESTISRVVNNKYMSTPRGVFELKFFFSGKVKTENREDVSIIGVQERIKEILEFEDKKKPFNDGEISQVLSQEGINVSSRTVKNYRENLGILPGYLRKGL from the coding sequence ATGAAACTTTTACAAACTCAAAAATTAGAGCAAAAATTAATGATGACTCAGGATATGAGGTTATCATTAGAAATATTGCAAATGTCTGTATTAGAAATAGAAGAGCTCATTTCTAATGAAGAGCAGGAAAATCCACTTATAGAAGTTGAAAATGTAGAAGAATTAGACATTGATGCAGAAAATTCTGATAATGAGTTTGAAATAGAAGAATTATATAGAGATGATGATAAATATGAAGAGATAAAACATTCAAATGAACGTGATAAAATTAATATTATAGAAAAGACGTATAGTTTGGAAGAAACAGTTATGGATAAATATTATAGTGAAATTCAATCTATTTCAAATGAAGAAATAAAAAAAAATGGATACTATATTCTAGAAAATTTAGATGATAAAGGTTATTATAGAAGTAAAATTAATGATGAAATAGATGTAATAAGAAAAAAAATTATGCATATAGACGATTTTGGAATTGGGGCAAAAAATTTCGAAGAATTTTTAATTTTTCAAATTGAAAATGATTTTAAATTTGAGAATAGTGAGTTATTAAAAGAGATGATTGAAAGAAATTTTCAAGAAATTTTCAGAAAAAAGTATAAAGAATTAAAAAAAATATATAATATTGAAGATTTAATTTTAGAAAAAATTTATAAAGAACTAGAAAAATATAGACCATACCCAACTTTTGGATTATTTTGGAATAATAGCAATGAAAATATAATTATTCCTGAAGTTGTCGTAGAAAAAGAAAATGGAGTATATGAAGTATATTTAAAAGATAAAATGTTTCCAGATATAAAATTAAATAATGAGTATTATAAAGAATTGAGTAAGGATAAATCAGCTATACAATTTTTAAAAGAAAAGGCAATGAAAGTCAGAAATTTAAAAAGAAGTATTGAACAAAGAAATTTTACTTTATATAGAGTTTCGAAAGCTATTGTAGATAATCAAGAAATATTTTTTGAAAAAGGGATGAAATATTTAAAACCAATGACATTATCTGAAATAGGGAATGAATTAAATTTACATGAGTCAACTATTAGTAGAGTTGTAAATAATAAGTATATGAGTACTCCTAGAGGTGTATTTGAGTTAAAGTTCTTTTTCTCTGGAAAAGTAAAAACTGAAAATAGAGAGGATGTTTCTATTATTGGTGTTCAAGAAAGAATAAAAGAGATATTAGAATTTGAAGATAAAAAGAAACCTTTTAATGATGGTGAAATAAGCCAAGTGTTAAGTCAAGAAGGGATAAATGTTTCTTCTAGAACTGTAAAAAATTATAGGGAAAATTTGGGGATTTTACCTGGATATTTAAGGAAGGGGCTTTGA